The following coding sequences lie in one Pontibacter sp. G13 genomic window:
- a CDS encoding DUF1415 domain-containing protein, with protein sequence MEVSKTLQQSQCWVDKLVVGLNLCPFAKPVIQQNQLKWVETQTEDMDELWDLCKEEVALLMAASPKEVETTLIVHPRALLDFEMFWDFVQQFEDALALSGMDESVQLASFHPDYLFEGEDPQDPSHFTNRSPHPMIHLLRVASVEQVVEQFPDTLGIPEENVKRLQEMGLKEVQDLRDSCL encoded by the coding sequence TTGGAAGTATCAAAAACATTGCAGCAATCCCAGTGCTGGGTAGATAAATTGGTGGTGGGACTCAATCTATGCCCGTTTGCCAAGCCCGTTATACAGCAAAATCAGCTGAAGTGGGTAGAGACCCAAACAGAGGATATGGATGAATTGTGGGATCTGTGTAAGGAAGAGGTGGCTCTTTTGATGGCAGCTAGTCCCAAAGAAGTTGAAACCACGCTGATCGTACATCCCCGAGCATTGCTTGATTTTGAGATGTTTTGGGATTTTGTTCAGCAGTTTGAGGACGCGTTGGCTTTATCGGGGATGGATGAATCGGTCCAATTGGCCAGTTTTCATCCCGATTATTTGTTTGAAGGAGAAGATCCCCAAGACCCATCCCATTTTACCAATCGGTCTCCCCACCCGATGATCCATTTGCTCAGAGTTGCTTCTGTGGAGCAGGTAGTTGAACAATTTCCTGATACTTTGGGCATTCCGGAGGAAAATGTGAAAAGGTTGCAAGAAATGGGTTTGAAGGAAGTCCAAGATTTACGAGATTCCTGTTTATAA
- a CDS encoding type II CAAX prenyl endopeptidase Rce1 family protein: protein MQYGKILLFLILSFGLSIFGSFIPGWFLDADSLFLPFSKMLMYCWGPAAAAIIVHKFIYGGSMARYGWNRKHYSFRWILGTIFLPLLVVAGTVAYTFLFGGVLHIPGFGEVIFGGEGFVGRYMDAQTEFGHSWWNEVQMPPEGWMLAGILLVLGIVAGTTFNLLFNVGEEVGWRGFMLVETKSMGFWGSNFFIGSVWGLWFLPLAALMGDEGSLAYGLISKSSVDLFPILQFMAYYICMAPLLAYFSIKSRSIYASATINGVMSWVGGLAGFFIVDAHPIFAGTHGLTGLMTIITILGVILYLDKDFVKNYDKWVY from the coding sequence ATGCAATACGGTAAAATCCTCTTATTCCTCATCTTGTCCTTTGGCTTGAGCATTTTCGGGTCATTCATACCCGGTTGGTTTCTGGATGCGGACAGCCTCTTCTTGCCTTTCTCCAAAATGCTGATGTACTGCTGGGGCCCTGCTGCCGCTGCGATCATTGTACACAAGTTTATCTATGGTGGCTCTATGGCCCGCTACGGTTGGAACCGAAAGCACTACTCCTTCAGATGGATTTTGGGAACGATATTCTTGCCGCTTCTCGTTGTGGCTGGGACCGTTGCCTACACTTTCCTATTTGGCGGTGTCTTGCATATTCCCGGGTTTGGCGAGGTGATCTTTGGAGGTGAGGGATTTGTAGGCCGATACATGGATGCTCAAACAGAATTCGGGCATTCATGGTGGAATGAGGTTCAGATGCCACCAGAAGGATGGATGTTGGCTGGGATTCTTTTGGTTCTGGGCATCGTTGCAGGAACGACCTTCAATCTGCTATTCAATGTCGGTGAAGAGGTCGGCTGGAGAGGATTTATGCTAGTCGAGACAAAATCGATGGGTTTTTGGGGAAGTAATTTCTTCATTGGAAGCGTATGGGGACTATGGTTCTTGCCATTGGCAGCGCTCATGGGAGATGAGGGATCTTTGGCTTATGGACTGATCAGTAAATCCTCTGTGGATTTGTTCCCTATCCTTCAATTCATGGCCTATTACATTTGTATGGCTCCGCTACTTGCTTATTTCTCCATCAAATCTCGGAGTATTTATGCTTCCGCGACCATCAATGGGGTAATGTCTTGGGTAGGAGGATTGGCAGGGTTCTTCATTGTAGACGCTCACCCGATCTTTGCCGGTACTCATGGACTGACTGGTTTGATGACCATCATCACCATTTTGGGGGTCATTCTGTATCTAGACAAAGACTTTGTGAAGAATTATGACAAGTGGGTTTACTAG
- a CDS encoding SCP2 sterol-binding domain-containing protein, whose product MSLDATTANVKKMAEAADALGSTIKFSFADGAGVIFLDGTQDPTQVHNQDLDADCTINIQYDDFQEMINGDLNPMAAFMGGKMKIDGDMGVAMKLSSMFS is encoded by the coding sequence ATGAGTCTTGATGCAACCACCGCTAACGTAAAGAAAATGGCCGAAGCTGCTGACGCTTTGGGCTCTACCATCAAGTTTTCCTTTGCAGATGGAGCAGGCGTAATCTTCTTGGATGGCACTCAAGATCCCACCCAAGTACACAATCAGGATTTGGATGCTGATTGCACCATCAACATCCAATATGATGACTTCCAGGAGATGATCAATGGGGACCTAAACCCAATGGCAGCCTTCATGGGTGGAAAAATGAAAATTGATGGAGACATGGGAGTAGCAATGAAACTGAGCTCCATGTTCAGCTAA
- a CDS encoding NAD-dependent deacylase — MALDSPQPKIVVLTGAGVSADSGIQTFRGAGGLWEGHDVTEVASPEGFAANPELVLRFYNERRAQMKACEPNAGHLALVELEQAFDVLIVTQNVDNLHERAGSSAIIHLHGELSKARSVKNEHLVVDMEGDIQLGDLGEDGEQLRPHIVWFGEAVPEIYRAAEQMAQADIIIIIGTSLAVYPAAGLVDYAQPSVPIFVVDPNEVPMYTANEVIHIQEKGAVGVPKLVQELLSAKDSESSSS, encoded by the coding sequence ATGGCCCTCGATTCCCCTCAACCCAAAATTGTTGTACTCACCGGCGCTGGAGTCAGTGCGGATTCCGGTATTCAGACGTTTCGTGGTGCAGGTGGATTGTGGGAAGGCCATGATGTAACTGAAGTCGCCTCTCCAGAAGGCTTTGCGGCCAATCCTGAATTGGTTTTGCGCTTTTACAACGAACGTAGAGCCCAGATGAAAGCCTGCGAGCCTAATGCTGGACATTTGGCTTTGGTCGAGCTTGAGCAAGCATTTGATGTCTTGATCGTCACTCAAAATGTGGATAATCTCCATGAACGGGCTGGGTCCTCCGCCATTATTCATCTACATGGCGAGCTTTCAAAGGCTCGTAGCGTGAAGAATGAGCACTTGGTGGTAGATATGGAGGGCGATATTCAACTGGGAGACCTTGGGGAAGATGGTGAGCAGCTACGGCCTCACATCGTTTGGTTTGGGGAAGCAGTTCCCGAAATCTATCGAGCCGCAGAACAGATGGCTCAGGCGGACATCATTATCATCATAGGTACCTCACTGGCCGTTTATCCTGCGGCTGGCCTAGTGGATTACGCGCAACCAAGCGTGCCGATTTTCGTGGTTGACCCCAATGAGGTGCCGATGTACACTGCCAATGAGGTCATCCATATTCAGGAGAAAGGCGCTGTAGGTGTTCCCAAACTTGTACAGGAGCTACTAAGTGCCAAAGACTCTGAATCATCGTCCTCTTGA
- a CDS encoding tetratricopeptide repeat protein: MPVFDLRFLVQLILLHSLWIGQINTIAAKTNEQIVQSPTIEDALSQFKLEAAQQEIDRLSNSPIKAYYATTLHSYQFLATQDEVYLREIRKNWDDWLELAEHAPDSDPLKRVIIGEMYGKRAAAEFMSHNYLTAVRLARSGRNLIRKNAKRWPDQVDQRKSLGIINVMLGAVPQKYQWLTQLLGFSGNIDRGLEQLQDANNRGTLLKQESQILLWYVKRTMLNQTEELLEEIAFKRKKLKTPRNILTDYFEASAWLSLKNSDKALEILEDRHVYLNDGSFFIPFWDLLLGKTYYFQNQHILAQRYLATFLQAYQGQLFKNDATYRLGICLTIHGNYKAALPLFKVVSNKKGNGFDQDEYAQFMAAKFLETPPSPLEIQIFRARNFFDGGYYPEAITLLSEIQNQFPNIPQHKQQEIQYRLGRIYHSQGKIEEAKGAYQACVRMPSTEETRYMQAYSCYYRGEIHREANEFDLARAAYKQALDYDDYFYQSGLENRCKVAIQQLKPSQQASRGR, encoded by the coding sequence ATGCCTGTTTTCGACCTCCGATTTCTTGTACAGCTAATACTCCTACATTCGCTTTGGATTGGCCAAATCAACACCATAGCGGCCAAGACGAATGAACAAATTGTCCAATCTCCCACCATTGAGGATGCATTGAGCCAGTTTAAGCTGGAAGCTGCGCAGCAAGAAATAGATAGGTTGTCCAATTCCCCGATCAAGGCATATTACGCCACTACCCTTCACAGCTATCAGTTTCTAGCCACTCAAGATGAAGTTTACCTTCGTGAGATTAGAAAAAATTGGGATGATTGGCTGGAGCTTGCCGAGCACGCGCCTGATTCTGACCCGCTCAAACGTGTCATTATTGGAGAGATGTACGGCAAGAGAGCTGCTGCTGAATTCATGAGTCACAACTACTTGACAGCAGTTCGACTGGCGAGAAGTGGTCGAAACCTCATCCGCAAAAATGCCAAGCGGTGGCCTGACCAGGTAGACCAACGGAAATCTTTGGGCATCATCAACGTCATGTTGGGGGCAGTCCCTCAAAAGTACCAATGGCTTACTCAACTGTTGGGATTCTCAGGAAACATCGACCGAGGGCTTGAACAACTTCAGGATGCCAATAATCGGGGAACACTCCTCAAGCAAGAATCGCAAATTTTGCTTTGGTACGTAAAACGCACCATGCTCAATCAAACCGAAGAATTGCTGGAAGAGATCGCTTTCAAAAGAAAAAAGCTCAAAACCCCCCGCAATATCCTCACCGATTATTTTGAAGCATCAGCTTGGCTATCCTTAAAAAATAGCGACAAAGCCCTGGAAATCCTTGAGGATAGACATGTGTATCTCAATGACGGATCCTTCTTCATCCCGTTTTGGGACTTATTGCTGGGAAAGACCTATTACTTTCAGAATCAACACATTCTTGCCCAAAGATACTTGGCGACGTTCCTGCAGGCCTACCAAGGCCAGCTATTCAAAAACGATGCTACCTATCGGCTGGGAATCTGCTTGACGATCCACGGCAATTACAAAGCCGCATTGCCTTTATTCAAAGTCGTTTCCAACAAAAAGGGGAATGGATTTGATCAGGACGAATACGCACAGTTCATGGCAGCCAAATTCCTGGAAACGCCTCCTTCTCCGCTGGAGATTCAGATTTTCAGGGCACGTAATTTCTTTGACGGTGGCTATTATCCTGAGGCAATCACATTGCTATCAGAAATCCAGAACCAATTCCCCAATATCCCACAGCATAAGCAACAGGAAATTCAATACCGGCTTGGACGCATCTATCATTCTCAAGGGAAAATTGAGGAAGCCAAGGGAGCCTATCAAGCTTGTGTACGAATGCCCAGTACCGAGGAAACTCGATACATGCAGGCGTATTCATGCTATTACAGGGGGGAAATTCATCGCGAGGCCAATGAGTTCGACCTCGCTAGAGCAGCCTACAAGCAAGCGCTCGACTACGATGACTACTTCTACCAGTCAGGCCTAGAAAACCGCTGCAAGGTAGCTATTCAGCAGCTAAAGCCCTCTCAGCAGGCTTCAAGAGGACGATGA
- a CDS encoding C4-type zinc ribbon domain-containing protein: protein MENNPVTERLHALTMLQVLDSKLDEIHRLRGSLPEEVSDLEDDLEGLETRKARVEEEIQQLKSDINERKAKIEEFGAHIKRYEEQQMNVKNNREYEALRKEIEYANLEILTSEKKIRQFNEQIEQRQDQLTRTTALVDDKHNELEEKKKELEVIIEDTKQEEKRLLEKIEEASKGIEGRILNGYRKIRLNMRNGLAVVSTDRTACGGCFSVIPPQIHIELKRRTRLIHCENCGRILVDEGFFDEVKEELSTKESA from the coding sequence ATGGAGAACAATCCTGTTACGGAGAGATTGCACGCGCTTACCATGTTGCAGGTACTGGATTCCAAATTAGATGAAATCCACCGGCTTCGCGGTAGCCTTCCTGAAGAAGTCAGCGATCTAGAGGACGACTTGGAGGGATTGGAGACTCGTAAGGCTCGCGTTGAGGAGGAAATTCAACAATTGAAATCTGATATCAACGAGCGTAAAGCCAAAATCGAAGAGTTCGGAGCTCACATCAAACGCTACGAAGAGCAGCAGATGAATGTGAAAAACAATCGTGAATACGAGGCGCTTCGCAAGGAAATCGAATATGCTAACTTGGAGATTCTCACCTCCGAGAAGAAGATCCGCCAGTTCAACGAGCAGATCGAACAACGCCAGGATCAGCTTACTCGCACTACTGCATTGGTAGATGATAAGCACAACGAACTGGAAGAGAAGAAGAAAGAATTGGAAGTAATCATCGAGGACACCAAGCAAGAGGAAAAAAGATTGCTTGAGAAAATCGAAGAAGCTTCTAAAGGAATCGAAGGCCGTATCCTGAATGGATATCGCAAGATTCGATTGAATATGCGTAATGGTTTGGCGGTAGTTTCCACTGACCGTACAGCTTGTGGTGGGTGCTTCTCTGTCATTCCTCCACAGATTCATATCGAATTGAAGCGTAGAACTCGCCTGATTCACTGCGAAAACTGCGGTAGAATTCTGGTAGATGAAGGTTTCTTTGACGAAGTCAAGGAAGAGCTATCTACCAAGGAGAGCGCCTAA
- a CDS encoding Nif3-like dinuclear metal center hexameric protein, producing the protein MTVQEIAQELEAWAHPSAAEGYDNVGLLVGLPDMEVTGVLINLDMTEAVVDEAIAKGLNMVVAHHPIWFGKRNRLNGEDYVSRTIMKAVKHDIALYAIHTNLDNVRTGVNQRICDQIGLDEVRFLQPKPASEGALGSGMIGKLSQPMTKVEFLDHIKSAFQSGGIRYADAPLDQIETVAVCGGSGSFLTQAALALGADAFVTADITYHKFFDNEEKILLLDIGHYESEQFTSNLLYEFLSQKFVNFAVQLSDTHTNPVRYH; encoded by the coding sequence ATGACAGTTCAAGAAATTGCACAAGAACTGGAAGCCTGGGCACATCCCAGTGCAGCTGAAGGGTATGACAACGTCGGTCTATTGGTTGGCCTACCAGATATGGAGGTCACCGGAGTATTGATCAACCTAGACATGACCGAGGCTGTAGTAGATGAAGCAATTGCCAAGGGCCTAAACATGGTAGTTGCCCACCATCCAATCTGGTTCGGCAAGCGAAATCGACTGAATGGAGAGGATTATGTGAGTCGCACAATCATGAAGGCAGTCAAACATGACATCGCCCTCTATGCTATCCACACCAATCTAGATAATGTCCGTACGGGCGTCAATCAGCGAATTTGCGACCAAATCGGTCTTGATGAGGTCCGATTTTTGCAGCCCAAACCCGCGAGTGAAGGGGCTTTGGGATCAGGAATGATCGGAAAGTTATCGCAGCCGATGACTAAAGTTGAGTTTCTGGATCATATCAAATCCGCTTTTCAATCCGGTGGAATTCGGTATGCAGATGCTCCACTTGATCAGATTGAGACCGTAGCTGTATGTGGGGGTTCTGGAAGCTTTTTGACTCAAGCGGCTTTGGCACTTGGAGCCGATGCTTTTGTCACCGCTGACATCACCTACCACAAATTTTTCGACAACGAAGAGAAAATCTTACTTCTCGACATTGGGCACTATGAATCAGAGCAATTTACCAGTAATTTGCTCTATGAATTTTTGTCTCAAAAATTTGTTAACTTTGCCGTTCAATTGTCGGATACCCATACCAACCCCGTCCGTTACCATTAA
- the infB gene encoding translation initiation factor IF-2 has product MAGKKQYYRLFKVAKELNVGTNLLVEHLQGKGHEVTNSPNTKLDEEKYTLLLKEFASEKLMKEKADKLTVKRNEERIQSTTTTKKGASGEEASPEAKAPENEIKPIKKAARSKSTSTPPVESPTITPQKSVAEKTSAPQKEEAPKAPEAPVADSKPEAPKFKVVGKIDLDQFNKGKAKPKKTESKATPEKVTPPTPPKTPAPEPKPVAKQEKPANVEPPKKVEPPKAEPVAPKPETPKQPKQQPTIIAKTPTEKPKQPPVQKKEDKIASDKRKDQKILSVSPDDNMVKTPIQNLQKEPSKEQEKEQVIRAEDRAPSLRGLKVMGKIELPSERSKKKSNAGGSNGANKNRPGNKGPQAKTDAAGDDPDKKKKKRRRKRKRKPTEGAASGNNANSNNASRSNNQSSNRGGNNSSGGGRGRKEAPSQKEVGQSIKNTFNRMGKAPSRDRQKYRRKKRDEVRRNQELIDAQRLEDAKIIDVTEFITANEFANLINVPVNTIITQSFMLGRMISINQRLDADLLSIIGEEFGFKVNFVDVKETEIEIAEEEDNPELQVPRAPIITVMGHVDHGKTTLLDHLRKTNVTAGEAGGITQHIGAYSVALESGKHVTFLDTPGHEAFTAMRARGAQATDVAIIVIAADDAVMPQTKEAINHAQAAEVTMVFAINKIDKPGADPERIKGQLAEMNLLVEDWGGTYQSQEISALKGTNVDDLLEKVILEADLKELKADPTRSAKGTVIESRLDRGRGNVVTMLVQTGTLRVGDEMVAGIHYGKVRALINQNGERLQEAGPSMPVQVLGINGQPAAGDSFYIFKEDGKAKEIAQKRSELYREQQMRQTNRLTLDEIARRRALGNFEELNIIIRGDVDGSVEALSGSLLKLSTEEVQVNIIQKAVGAISEADINLAIASDAIVIAFNVRPNAQARSLAQREKVDIRTYSVIYDAIDDVKDALEGLLSPELKEEMTGTAEVREAFKISKIGMVAGALVTSGKILRNEPIRVIRDSVVIMDTKLTSLKRFKDDAKEVVSGQEFGFMAANYNDVQPGDIIECYRVNEIKRKL; this is encoded by the coding sequence ATGGCGGGAAAGAAGCAATATTACAGGCTATTCAAAGTAGCAAAAGAACTGAATGTAGGCACCAATCTCCTCGTAGAGCATCTGCAAGGGAAGGGGCATGAAGTGACCAATTCGCCCAACACCAAGCTCGACGAAGAGAAGTATACCCTACTGCTCAAAGAGTTTGCTTCCGAAAAGTTGATGAAGGAAAAAGCTGACAAGCTGACCGTAAAACGCAACGAGGAACGCATTCAATCCACGACGACAACCAAAAAAGGAGCTTCTGGAGAAGAAGCGTCTCCCGAAGCTAAAGCTCCAGAAAACGAGATCAAGCCTATCAAAAAGGCAGCGAGATCCAAATCAACCTCCACCCCTCCCGTTGAATCCCCGACCATTACTCCGCAAAAATCCGTAGCCGAAAAAACAAGTGCTCCTCAAAAGGAAGAAGCACCAAAAGCTCCGGAAGCACCAGTCGCTGATTCAAAACCCGAGGCGCCTAAATTCAAAGTTGTAGGCAAGATTGATCTCGATCAATTCAATAAGGGTAAAGCCAAACCGAAGAAAACGGAAAGCAAGGCCACTCCCGAAAAAGTTACTCCCCCCACTCCGCCTAAAACTCCTGCACCGGAACCCAAACCTGTGGCCAAGCAGGAAAAACCGGCTAATGTGGAACCCCCGAAAAAAGTGGAGCCTCCTAAGGCTGAGCCTGTAGCGCCCAAGCCTGAAACTCCCAAACAGCCCAAGCAACAACCCACTATCATAGCGAAGACACCTACTGAAAAGCCAAAGCAACCTCCTGTCCAGAAAAAGGAGGATAAAATAGCTTCTGATAAACGGAAGGATCAAAAGATCTTGTCCGTATCACCAGACGACAATATGGTCAAAACCCCGATCCAAAATCTCCAAAAAGAACCCTCTAAGGAGCAGGAAAAAGAACAGGTGATACGGGCCGAAGATCGTGCCCCTAGCCTGCGTGGCCTCAAGGTCATGGGTAAAATTGAATTGCCTTCCGAGCGCTCCAAGAAGAAGTCAAATGCTGGCGGCTCCAATGGCGCCAACAAGAACCGCCCTGGGAACAAAGGTCCTCAGGCCAAAACGGATGCCGCTGGAGACGATCCAGACAAAAAGAAAAAGAAGCGGAGAAGAAAAAGAAAACGCAAGCCTACCGAGGGAGCTGCCTCCGGGAACAATGCGAATTCCAACAACGCTTCAAGATCTAATAACCAGTCATCCAACAGAGGAGGAAATAATTCCTCAGGTGGCGGAAGAGGTAGAAAAGAAGCCCCATCTCAAAAAGAGGTCGGACAATCTATCAAGAATACCTTCAACCGGATGGGTAAAGCCCCATCTAGGGATCGCCAGAAATATCGTCGTAAAAAGCGGGATGAGGTTCGTCGTAACCAAGAACTGATCGACGCACAACGTCTCGAGGATGCAAAAATCATCGATGTAACGGAATTCATCACGGCCAACGAGTTTGCCAACTTGATCAACGTGCCGGTGAATACCATCATCACCCAGTCCTTCATGCTTGGTCGGATGATTTCCATCAACCAGCGTCTGGACGCCGACTTGCTTTCTATTATTGGTGAAGAATTCGGATTCAAAGTCAATTTCGTAGATGTCAAAGAGACGGAAATCGAAATTGCTGAAGAGGAGGACAACCCAGAATTGCAAGTACCACGTGCGCCGATTATCACTGTAATGGGACACGTTGACCACGGTAAAACCACCTTGCTGGACCACTTGCGTAAAACCAACGTTACCGCTGGAGAGGCAGGGGGTATCACCCAACACATCGGTGCTTACTCTGTGGCACTTGAATCAGGCAAGCATGTTACCTTCTTGGATACTCCGGGTCACGAAGCCTTTACGGCAATGCGTGCTCGTGGTGCGCAAGCAACTGACGTCGCAATCATTGTGATTGCTGCAGACGATGCGGTCATGCCACAGACCAAGGAGGCCATCAACCATGCTCAGGCTGCTGAGGTAACCATGGTATTCGCCATCAACAAAATTGACAAGCCTGGGGCTGATCCAGAACGGATCAAAGGCCAGCTTGCCGAGATGAACTTGCTGGTCGAAGATTGGGGAGGTACTTACCAGTCCCAAGAAATTTCGGCCCTCAAGGGTACAAATGTGGATGATCTTCTGGAGAAGGTGATTCTGGAAGCCGATTTGAAGGAACTGAAAGCCGATCCGACTCGATCTGCCAAAGGAACCGTGATTGAATCTCGCCTTGACCGCGGTCGTGGTAATGTTGTTACCATGCTGGTTCAAACTGGTACCCTGAGAGTTGGGGACGAAATGGTAGCGGGTATCCACTACGGAAAAGTTCGTGCCCTCATCAACCAAAACGGTGAGCGCCTTCAAGAAGCCGGACCGTCCATGCCTGTACAGGTACTCGGTATCAACGGACAACCTGCTGCCGGTGATAGCTTCTACATCTTCAAAGAGGATGGAAAAGCCAAGGAGATCGCTCAGAAACGAAGCGAGCTCTATCGTGAGCAACAAATGCGTCAGACCAACCGCCTGACATTGGACGAAATTGCTCGTCGTCGTGCGCTTGGAAACTTCGAAGAACTCAACATCATCATTCGAGGCGATGTGGATGGTTCCGTAGAAGCACTCTCTGGTTCTTTGTTGAAGCTCTCCACCGAAGAGGTTCAAGTCAACATCATCCAGAAAGCTGTCGGTGCCATTTCTGAGGCCGATATCAACCTGGCAATTGCTTCTGACGCCATCGTGATTGCGTTTAACGTTCGTCCGAATGCGCAAGCAAGAAGCCTCGCACAACGCGAGAAAGTAGATATCCGAACTTACTCGGTCATCTACGATGCAATTGACGATGTGAAAGACGCCTTGGAAGGCCTGTTGTCTCCGGAACTCAAGGAGGAAATGACAGGTACTGCAGAAGTCAGAGAAGCCTTCAAAATCTCCAAAATTGGAATGGTTGCAGGTGCTTTGGTTACCAGCGGAAAAATCCTTCGCAACGAGCCGATTCGGGTTATTCGCGACAGCGTTGTAATCATGGACACCAAGTTGACCTCTTTGAAACGCTTCAAAGACGATGCAAAAGAGGTAGTCAGCGGCCAAGAATTTGGTTTCATGGCAGCGAACTACAACGATGTACAGCCTGGCGACATCATCGAATGTTACCGCGTAAACGAGATCAAGCGGAAACTGTAA
- the nusA gene encoding transcription termination factor NusA encodes MARRKSAEPQVNLIDAFTEFSRNKNIDRATLMGVLEEVFRTMIRKEYGSDENFEIIVNVDKGDIQGFREREVVEDFELEDEMRQIPLSEALTIDPDYEVGDDLAEEINFFSFGRKIVQTAKQTLTQKIRDLEKAATIAQYEDMVGTVIIGEIYQVWRNEILVSHEGTELVLPKGEQIPKDRFRKGDTIRAVITDVQTKNGNPRIIISRAAPLFLEKLFEQEVPEIHDGLINIRGIVREPGERAKVAVESYDDRVDPVGACVGMKGSRIHGIVRELRNENIDVISFTTNDQLYIQRALSPAKITRIDINEGDRAAEVFLNPDQISLAIGKNGLNIKLASKLCNYQIDVYRETDGEEEDIDLDQFTDEIDQWILEEFNRIGCDTAKDVLELSMEELVRRTDLDVETLENVLAVLNAEFEEDEGDA; translated from the coding sequence ATGGCACGCAGGAAATCAGCCGAACCACAGGTCAACCTGATAGACGCGTTCACCGAGTTTTCCCGGAATAAGAATATCGACCGGGCAACACTCATGGGTGTCCTCGAAGAAGTTTTTCGCACGATGATCCGTAAGGAATACGGTTCTGATGAAAACTTTGAGATCATTGTCAATGTCGACAAAGGAGACATTCAGGGATTCCGCGAACGCGAGGTTGTAGAAGATTTTGAATTGGAAGATGAGATGCGCCAAATTCCGTTGAGTGAGGCGTTGACAATCGATCCTGACTATGAGGTCGGCGATGATTTGGCGGAGGAAATCAATTTCTTCTCTTTCGGAAGAAAGATTGTCCAAACTGCCAAGCAAACCTTGACTCAGAAGATCCGCGATTTGGAAAAAGCGGCCACCATTGCTCAATATGAGGATATGGTAGGTACTGTGATCATTGGCGAGATCTACCAAGTATGGCGAAACGAAATCTTGGTTTCTCACGAAGGAACCGAGCTTGTACTTCCGAAGGGAGAGCAAATCCCTAAAGACCGCTTCAGAAAAGGCGACACGATTCGTGCGGTCATTACTGATGTCCAAACCAAGAATGGCAATCCACGAATCATCATTTCTCGTGCTGCGCCATTATTCTTGGAGAAACTGTTTGAGCAAGAAGTACCAGAAATCCACGATGGTCTCATCAATATTCGCGGAATTGTTCGTGAGCCGGGTGAGCGTGCCAAAGTGGCCGTAGAAAGCTATGATGACCGAGTGGACCCTGTGGGAGCTTGTGTGGGTATGAAGGGAAGCCGGATCCACGGCATCGTTAGAGAGCTGCGGAATGAAAATATTGATGTGATTAGCTTTACGACCAATGACCAGCTGTACATTCAGCGTGCATTGAGTCCCGCAAAAATCACAAGAATTGACATCAACGAAGGCGACCGCGCTGCGGAAGTTTTCCTGAATCCAGACCAGATTTCATTGGCGATCGGTAAGAATGGATTGAACATCAAGCTAGCTTCAAAGCTTTGTAATTATCAGATTGATGTTTATCGCGAGACCGATGGAGAGGAAGAGGATATTGACCTTGACCAATTCACCGACGAAATTGATCAGTGGATCTTGGAGGAATTCAACCGCATTGGTTGCGATACCGCCAAGGATGTATTGGAATTGTCTATGGAAGAATTGGTTCGTAGAACTGATTTGGACGTCGAGACCCTTGAAAATGTGCTTGCTGTACTGAATGCAGAGTTTGAGGAGGATGAAGGAGATGCGTAA
- the rimP gene encoding ribosome maturation factor RimP: MEDAVRDMLLQIIEEEFPDVFLVSIRFYQAKQHVLDIKVDTDAGISMSECAKISRKLGRQMEEEEMINIPFRLEVSSPGIGSPLVLHRQYVKNIGRHLQVTLLDGAVHKGKLIAVEEDHMVLEPILSKSKSKKARQKENPDGPENITVEFSGIKEAKVIVVF; encoded by the coding sequence ATGGAAGATGCCGTGCGGGATATGCTCCTGCAAATTATTGAGGAGGAGTTTCCAGACGTATTTCTGGTGAGCATCCGATTCTATCAAGCCAAGCAACATGTCTTGGATATCAAAGTGGATACGGATGCGGGAATCAGCATGTCTGAGTGTGCGAAGATCAGTCGCAAACTCGGCAGGCAGATGGAAGAAGAGGAGATGATCAACATTCCGTTCCGCTTGGAGGTTTCTTCTCCAGGGATAGGTTCTCCACTTGTTCTGCATCGTCAATATGTCAAGAATATTGGTCGCCACCTTCAGGTCACCTTACTTGACGGCGCTGTGCATAAAGGCAAATTGATCGCGGTTGAAGAAGACCACATGGTTTTGGAACCCATTTTGTCAAAGAGTAAATCTAAAAAAGCACGGCAGAAGGAGAATCCCGATGGACCAGAGAATATCACCGTTGAGTTTTCTGGCATCAAAGAAGCAAAAGTAATCGTCGTATTTTAA